The genomic region CATATTATAAATATGAATGAGAAGCCAAAACCCTAATCAAGGGATTCCATCATCTACAAAGTTTACTCGTGGCGTTGATTAAATTATCAGCCTTTTTTTGTGTAGCACGCAGTTGAAATGATGGAACCCGACTACTACGGGCAATGGTGGTCTGATCCAGACGTAAGAACGTTTATTGAACGTGATGATAAGGAACGATTTTTGTGGGCGCTTTCAGCTTATGTGGATACTGTAGACATGAAGTTGGTGCAACGGTGTGCGGGATATAAAGCCAAAAAGTGTTTGCTCGCAATGATCCATGGGGAGGGGAGCGTACCTGCCCTTGAACTTTATGCTAGATTCACAGCTCTCTTTCCTGATCGTAGTGTAGCAACACCTCTTGCAACTGTTGCTTTCTACTTCCCTGAAGCTTATGACATTATGGAGCTATTGCTCAGCCTTGGACCTGTGGACCATGCCAACATTAAGTGTGCTGTGGTTTACCCTTATATCGGTCCTGAAAAATGTCCGATAGACCTCTTACTCATGGATTTGAGGTAGTTACGGCTGTTGATCTTAAGCCTTGAATTTATTCTCATTGCTCCCTGATTCTCTTCTCACACCTATTTCTCCCTTGTGGTAGTCATCAACCGCATCTCCTTACGTGGACTCCAGGCACCTCTCTCTTCAAACTTATTATTTTACTCTGCCAATGGGAATCGGTGGGTTGTTTTATCTATCTCGTCTGGATCATCTAGGGCCCACGTAGGCTCGGAGTTAGCCTTACACGAAAAAGTTGTCTTATTTTCCTGTTTCCTGAAGCAGAAATCAAGTTTGGACTGTGCACGGTTGCTTGCTCCACACACTGATGGCCTAAACGATATTGCATGGTCGTATCTTACAGAAGGAAGGTTGGCATCATTTGCAGCTTTGCTTCTTGTGGCCCCAGAAAAGGTCCTGCTTCCTTTCGACTCgggtatttattttattttctactttCTGCTTGCTAAATCTTTCTGGATATTATGATCAGTGAGTTGCCTTGTTCTAATGGAATCTTGTGCCACATAGGCTTGACAATTCAACAACGCATTATGGATATATTGAAAATGTTGAGGTTTGAGGGTGATCTTGACCATGAAGGAGCTATATATCAGCACATGCTTATAGAAGCCGGCACGTTGCTTGATATTTTGGAGAAGACTGGTGGTGCCTTGAGGTTATATTGCAGTTCAATGCACGAATATGTACGCACGCTATGAAACTTCAAAATTTATCAGTCGATTACAAACTTCCACTGAAATGATAGCTtgattttatttaattttctGACAGGTTCCGCCTCACGACGTATTGATTGATGTTGCGTTTTTGCTTAAGGAGGCTGGTTATGCTCTGGAGCCCAAAGATATTGACCTGAGAGATTGTTACAGGTCTGTATGTTTGCTCACATACATGTCATTGTTGCTGCAGCCTGCACTTGTTGTGGCTGTTTTTATTTTCACAAACCCCTTTTATTATTGATTTGATCCCATACCTATTTGTAATTATTTGTATTGGTACCCCATTTTTATAGTATATGTACCCATTTTTATCACTTTCTGGACTATTTTTCCATGAGTTTATAATTGGTCATCCAGTAAGTTTATTGAGAGTCGGTCTCTCAAGATCCCTTTTTTTGGTGTTTCTCTCTCATTCATTATACTTGGAGTGATTAATTTAAAACTCACGTCGTTTATATACCTCATTTTTTGATTAATTTAAAACCCACATCGTTTATatacctcatttttttaaaaCGGGCACATTTTCCGATCTttgtatttttaaaaaaaatcgtgCCTGTTCTAAACATTTCCTTAGAAACTCCCACTAAAAGCTGATTTTGCAAAATGAAAGGGTGGATTATAAATTAACTCTTATATTTGCCTCTGTTTTTGCCAACAGGAAATGCCCTGAGGTAAAAAAAGCAAGTGTGTTGAACTTGTTGGGTAAGTGATAAACATTGTTTAGCTTTCACTATATGCTCACAGTTTTGGTGTTATAATGTTGAGATTTACTTCCACATATTAGGTACTTGGCAAACAGATCCTGAATGCCCGAGCAACAAATACCGTTCACCTCCATCTCTTACTTGGGCCCAAGATTCTGGTGCAATTATTCACAGGTTTCCTTATGTAAGTTTTGTCATGAGATGAATTGTATCATTCAGAAAATGCTATATGTGTGTCCTGTACAAGATTTTCTGTAAGTTGCATATGCGTTTCCGAGTCAATTGAGTATTATTGCTAAGTAAGCATTTTGTCATTCTTGTGTGTTGATTCTTAttttttgggatattctctcgtgtacccctgaacttttttgttttctaaggtgtacccctcgtttttcacaaaaaaaactttgaccgacaataattctctgttacgagttccGAAATGTGGTTGTgtactattatattattatatacgTTCATCTATGATTGTTTCATCCATATTCTGTTTGATGGTGTAAAGCTTGTGTTTTTTCAGGCTGGAAATTGCCAGTTATTTCAGAAGCTTAAGTCAGGACGCATGCTAAACCTTAAGACTTCTGCTTCCGAGCGACAGTTACTCAGTACGGCAGCTGGTCAGGTCGAGAAATATGGTTCAGGCATTCCACGGAAGTATTTGGCTTACATTGCTTCCAAACTTAAGAAAGGGATTAAATTTTAAAGGTTAATTGCCGTCAATGTCTAAGCATGTTATCCGTGTCAACTACTATATCTCTGGTGTATTTGGGTAATACTGAATTGTTTGTACCTGTATTCcattaaaccctaatttcgaCACTCCTTTTCCACTAAAACAAGGGGGGATGACCAGTAGAGGAGCAAGAAATTGTTGAAGCAAGAAATTGTTGAAGACACGGTTTGCTTGTAGAGTTGTAGCTCACAATCCATGGCCTCCGCATATTCGAGCATCCCCATCTATAGAATCGCAGCTTTAATCTTAGGATTACGTGGTTTATTAATTAGTTGGGTTGTGTAGTGTTATGAGTAAGGTAAGGGTAGTTTAGGTATATTACATAAGTTTAAGTCGTAATATTGTATATAGATCGGGTTTATAAAAATCGTTAGCCACGACCTAGTAAGGTAAGGGTAGTTtaggtacgacctcccaaacggctccaATTTAAGTATATAAATATACGGTTTTCGGAATTGTAGGGTCCCGAAACAGAAATGTCGGTAAATATACGGTTTTCGGCATTGTAGgatactaggtttggtgcccggcttcgcccgggctacctctatttaccgttaaattttattttcaatgaaataaactatgttggagttgtctaactcacacgtttactatttgtaatatatttttcaaCGGCATATCTTGTCATTAtgatgaaataaaatttatttttaaattatgagacacgttcactaccccgctattaatattattactttcacgacattctttcttaatatcattacgtttactactcccgtggttactattgtttcttttactaattcctatattttttttctgttaaattcattattcccgttaattttatccggcttatatttaaataaataaaatatttcctttagtcgattggttatttaactattcatactttttctcattgttaccactaTTACTTGACTACATTCGTAGTTACTTTCATTACtcccactatcattattataactgtcactactcccacattaataccgttaattttattaatcttgtTGCTGCttctattacttttactacatttaatcAATACTATActataattctatgatgatactaattaattacataagtggggcatgttaattttaagaaAAATCACTATATTgttgtgttttctaaatttaattacattaatttaatgtaatttccataaatattcttcatcaaggcatctttatattatacttttaccaaaactatataatatttacattgcggtccctttatcaggtctatcacacggtgctatcgatttaaaactatatagtataattaatttgtatagatttctttaattacattgaagtcccttggtttctggaattaatatgtAGTATTGATGATTATATAcataaatttgagccgtttggaaggtcgtactgggtcatgtttcttttcctacttgtttttctaccacgtgtctcgGGTCGCTTGTTgagttaccgtattcgatttCCAGCCCTAAATAAGAAGCAATCATCTATTTTTAGTGAGTACTTGATTTCCGTCCGAGACTCGTTTATCACGTACCTGCACCCTCAAACGTCATCTGTTGCTTCTCAAAATATGTGTAGCTCCTTAATCGGACCTCGAGAAACCCTCCGTATATTTACCGAcatttttgtttcgggaccctacAATGCCGAAAACCGTATATTTATATACTTAAATTGGAGCCGTTTGGGAGGCCGTACCGAGTCATGTTTCATATCCTATCATTACAATAAACTCAAAGAGTCGAAGGGAATTACCTAATTTCATATGTTCTGTGACCTATATTCGTCATTATCAATTTTCTACGTCACCTCAATATTTATGGGGAAAAAATGAGTACAATTATTAGCGGATTTGTGTTAAATGTAAATCTGCATGGTGCTGATTTTCGCACCACACATTTTATTCATGGCAATATAGTGTTGACatttataccccttttattttTCCTTCCATTCTCTCTCTCTAATGTGTTCTCTCTAATTACAAACCTCCGTCTAATTTCAACCCTTCATTCCCCTTCACAAACCCGCAATTTAGACTATTGTTATCGATGTTGGGTGAGAGGATTCATCAGCCGTCTATTTTGCCGGCGGAGGGGATCCAGCGGTAAACCTTTCGTACTATATTACTAATTTACTactattaatattttttttatttaatgtaGTACGATGTACTCTATACATAGATATGAAATTGGTGACATCCGATACACCAATATCCCTAGCATCCCACACCAACtaacaataattaatttgaacataCACCCTAACAAAGAGTCAATTTGATTATTAAAAATGGATTAGTGAATTAATTACTTGTTCTATATTCGAATAATCAttcatataattaaataatttgaATGAGATTGAAGGAAGTAAAGAATGAAACAATAGAATAATTAGGTTTGATATTTTTAGGTTAAGGTTAAACAAATGGAAAATTTAGTGCAAATTGTACTGAAATGAATAAAATGTATACTGCAAAAATAAATTACGAAACTGTATTACATACGgagtactccctcccatccaaaccaaacatTTTATTTGACTTTATTACGTTTGTCGAGACGTGTTTTGCAaagtgaatatctttagttacacattattaaaaattataaaaaattgatattcttatagTATTCAAgacgatgaatcaaacaagatatcgcatgactatgttttctcttatacattgctaataatatcaaagattctctacaatcatgaatagtgtaaaaaagtcaaatgtaacctttgATTTGGATGAGAGGAAATACTAATTAGAACACCCTTGCTGAAACTTTTTCATTactataatactccctccaagttcctattatcttcccctttcttttgagcacaaaaaataagaaaggggaagaatgGAAAAGAATTAATATAAAAGTGTAATTTGTAACGTTTATAAGAAAGAGAAAGTAATAAAGAAttaataatgaataatgaataaagaaagaataaagaatgaataaagtaGTGAAAGTTGTTGATTTTTAATGAgatagaaaataataaagaatgaataagaTTTATCAATAAAGGAAcgagggaagataatcaaactggtgtaaaaaaaaacgaaagagggaagataataggaaattggagggagtatgtgGGAAGGGTAAATATGTAGTCCATCGGTTCATTGAATAAAATCTGAAGTCCTTAGAATTGAAATAAATGTCGCATGGATATCTTCCTAGGTTGGATTACTATTTTTATTTTCGCTACATCTTACCAGAGAGTTTACTGACAGTTCGTTGCATAATCAGACCGTAAAATTTAAATGCAGAAGCCTATTCAACCACGCGCCTACAAGTTTTGATTCTCTGTCCATTTTTGTGTCAAACTAAATAGTTTGGTGACTGGATATAAGTACGGATTAG from Silene latifolia isolate original U9 population chromosome 3, ASM4854445v1, whole genome shotgun sequence harbors:
- the LOC141649894 gene encoding uncharacterized protein LOC141649894, encoding MMEPDYYGQWWSDPDVRTFIERDDKERFLWALSAYVDTVDMKLVQRCAGYKAKKCLLAMIHGEGSVPALELYARFTALFPDRSVATPLATVAFYFPEAYDIMELLLSLGPVDHANIKCAVVYPYIGPEKCPIDLLLMDLSHQPHLLTWTPGTSLFKLIILLCQWESKSSLDCARLLAPHTDGLNDIAWSYLTEGRLASFAALLLVAPEKVLLPFDSGLTIQQRIMDILKMLRFEGDLDHEGAIYQHMLIEAGTLLDILEKTGGALRLYCSSMHEYVPPHDVLIDVAFLLKEAGYALEPKDIDLRDCYRKCPEVKKASVLNLLGTWQTDPECPSNKYRSPPSLTWAQDSGAIIHRFPYAGNCQLFQKLKSGRMLNLKTSASERQLLSTAAGQVEKYGSGIPRKYLAYIASKLKKGIKF